From a single Fulvivirga ulvae genomic region:
- a CDS encoding non-ribosomal peptide synthetase has protein sequence MQETTKYIHQENMINQFESVAEQYATSLALVCDHLEVTYDELNQRANQLAHRLVSYSVKKGDIIPIVLGPSIETVVSILGVLKTGAAFSPVDPRHPKKYLNFLLNDLDSEVIISSSEHREMLESIRRNFRIITPEDKESMEGFESTNLSAGRSADSLTYVIYTSGTSGVPKGVKVLDKNLWHYISNVAATYMPEKAINSGTLLCLSFSFDASLTAIFLPLLSGNPLIMSKQKLGDLFKTDLVKKYAPYQFLKVTPAQLHLLEDLYIDDVNPITRRLVVGGEALNYSHLEFLTKRNISVDIINEYGPTEATIGCTWYTFNTLQAEKTPDNNIPIGRPFEGVSAYVMDEDEELLPIGIEGELYIGGEGVTAGYLNNPQLTAERFMDDEYANRSEAKMYRTGDLVKWLPDGNIQFLGRVDDQVKIRGHRIELKEVESNLNQISQVHQSAVVAQKDALQMNKLTAYFVPGKKCVEELESKIIYEQVDSWQDLYESQYGESDEPEDVEFNLVGWGDSFTGQDIPKDQMREWLNDIIDVIKAHKPENLLEIGCGSGLMFYELAGNLKKYIGTDFSASAIEKIKSRVASGVKDYGATEFFRSQAHEVKLPAEQPLDTILINSVIQYFPGEEYLSRVIDNCVNMISDKGRIIIGDVRDNRLLKSFKGRLYLNNVMGSLEKKEFEWELRQAILAEEELCLHPQYFYDLQTQYPQISHVEIVEKQGEAINELSLYRYTVILHIGQDTNLEKPDWKVWCDDSIEKTLQEGHSLIAIKDAPNPRLKTDQQFLESLLHNDIETVNDILKSLEKVSDSSPATLEIIKKATESGYSTRFLVNEDPFKLNVVLSKDMSANVVNHWSHQDAGRSGLTNIPLYGEIKAKLQAEVRDELALMIPEYMVPTEMVALDELPTTSNGKVDVKFLSEVNNDSSLDNKNHIDPESELEIRVSEIWKDLLELNRIGLHDDFFQIGGHSLLATRIVSMIRKELQVELSLSDFFEHTTLHALCKFIQGQTSNVTLPAVKPRPRTGDVPLSFAQERLWFMDNLHGTVQYHMHWVFRLKGDLDTDVLEKSLRGVIRRHEVMRTVIKVENEVPAQVVLPVEDWNLQRHNIGEIEKQFGSIDNFVAQEIKKPFNLSGDFMVRAHLISLSEGEHLLVPVLHHISFDGWSMATLVHELKELYNSFLRKSPPTLQPLSLQYSDYAVWQRKYLAGDVLNQKLTYWTDQLQGLTPLDMPTDFRRPPQQSFRGAQVSGTISKELKNKLMKLSQKEGVTLYMTMLAAFNVLLYRYTGQDDIAVGTATAGRQQKEIEGLIGFFINTIVLRNQVDGQGTFKELVQQIKSVTLAGFENQEVPFEKVVEALGVERDMSRNALFQIQFLMQNTPKTEELKFDNVELIHENNDTVTSRFDLNFSLTEVEDEIYLEIVYCLDLFKKDTVERLFKHFVNVLTSIVDHPESHIDTINLLDEEEKALILNNFSQTITLPQEEKTLIDLFYQQAEKTPDNVALALRDTTLTYKELDERSNKLASYLMERGISKGKIVPLCLDRSFEMIIGILGVLKTGAAYAPIDPEYPQERITYILRDTESKIAISNSRCRHLLRYTDVFSTIVSLDKDWDTIGQQPGKKLLVETRLKDLMYIIYTSGSTGQPKGVLQEHGALTNFILHQSNEFKIAEDDRVLQFYSYCFDPSVEQIFMPLINGAVCVLIPDDTRRDHDLVEKYLQDLSITHLQATPGFLNNLKPGKYNGLRRVVAGGEVCAPKLYEKWRDYCTFYNKYGPTETAISATQYKCNSELDTERALSIPIGRPVTNTLVRILDKNMNMVPIGVAGDMYIGGVQLARGYHQMPELTREKFVPDVFSGEQGNRLYHTGDLARWMPDGNIDFLGRSDEQIKIRGYRVEPSEIEKVLQKASGIKQCVVIGSQDHAGYNRLVAYVLTDENYQKEKAKEYLLAHLPEYMVPSFFVEIDHIPLTSTSKVDKKALPAVEGMAVSNNNITKPRNEVEEKLIEIYKDILEIDQVGIHDNFFEIGGHSLLATRAVSVIRKKLGTGLSLNDFFMYPRVADLSSRMDASTSESTLPKIYVQPKNGNIPLSFAQERLWFIDKLRGSEQYHMPWAFEVKGNLNLNYLESAFSGIVNRHEILRTVVEESDGKGFQKVLPAEDWKMTVTDWSAIENKDVEGYITNLIKAPFNLAQDFMLRAEVISKSDDEHIVIVVFHHIAFDGWSVSVLVKELVELYNSLFYKRPAHVPHLSLQYADFALWQRKHLEGKELNKQIQYWKDKLTGVPALQMPTDYPRPNIQGVDGGMYQHTLDKSLADKLYALSKHEETTLYMTMVAAFKVLLHRYTAQQDICIGSPIANRTQTELETMVGFFVNTLALRTTVKGDMTFKDYLQQIKKTTLEAYQYQDAPFERVVEAIGVDRNMSHSPIFQILFVMQNTPPVDNIKLGDVNLKNRDFDTALSRFDIDINVTERNDEMIINWGYCKDLFKNETIVKLAEHYVNLLQAVVDNSQESIEKLKLLSSEEEYKLLEGFNDTAKTYSESRSIIRIFEEQVTLSPDETAITFYNDSLTYSELNQKANKLARHLVQAGVQPNSIVPVCMGRSIDLITSILAILKAGAAYLPLDPEYPNERLHFMVTDSGAGIVLTKDDTTDKFDTIEGEVQLINLDKDWDQIALLEKGNIVRPEVEDQMVYVIYTSGSTGTPKGVVMEEAALINLMQWHEEQACSTKGKTVLQFASLNFDPSFQEIFSALCYGGKLVLIDEVRRRDMQGMLALIKENGVNHLFIPYIVLKNLCEQAVRADIYPESIQAIFTAGEQLILNEDIRQFFDKTNARLLNYYGPTETQIVVSYEVQKTDFEDRKYSPIGKAISNVTQYVLDEHLNLCPIGVVGELYIGGVALAKEYLNREQLTGERFIQSPFHKGQRLYKTGDLARWLPDGNMEFIGRNDDQVKIRGNRVELGEVETKIRLNPMVRQCVVLTKENASGFKFLVAHVVPGTEYNQKELMNTLKAQLPYYMIPDVVIEHESIPVTVNGKIDKKQLQAVNIQAQSGQEYEAPQGKEEQDLANIWMELLAVDQVGRYDNYFDLGGNSIISIQMVSRANLLGYDMEISDLFEYQVIADIVPVLKQRDEKRAKEISFETLESLSATPNQFQYLESASSGYLSVALSVDKALSVAKLQQALNEVAKRHAALRVAFAKTDDQWTQRFDDAQTPLEVVDFSSSKEVHVGLQVEIAQQKLQHLPEDVAFRAILVQTNEDVERNAVILNANYLLVDLPSMDIIADEFMSVLDGKSLGEHIDTYKSTLGALNESYQADRYKKEADLWKGFMAEDTPVFNDSYEHFTEQIDLSAFDASSAHAVYQTGNLDFLLGALTLSLRRREDASAIVVGVENNSRADKVIGHFYQTYPFRLHAEKELSVDELIKQVKESRSKISDHGLGYGVLKYIVKEPQFEKNPWNIKLRFHGMTSVSNLSEHVISNAYLQSNFPLTGEEVIIDCGFDQDQLWLRWSFGEATGREQTQRISAEFVNSLKEIFEHCLEKEKLGQRQYTPSDFGLSGEISYEELDSFLNDEDSEKESDDIIKF, from the coding sequence ATGCAAGAGACTACAAAATATATACACCAGGAAAATATGATTAATCAGTTTGAGAGCGTGGCAGAGCAGTATGCCACATCCTTGGCATTGGTATGCGACCATCTGGAGGTGACCTATGATGAGCTAAACCAGAGGGCTAATCAACTTGCCCACAGATTGGTTTCTTACAGCGTGAAGAAAGGTGATATTATCCCGATCGTTTTGGGACCATCTATTGAAACCGTTGTGAGTATCCTTGGTGTTTTAAAAACAGGGGCAGCATTTTCTCCGGTTGATCCCAGGCACCCAAAAAAGTACCTGAACTTTTTGCTTAATGACCTGGATTCAGAGGTTATAATCAGCAGCAGCGAGCATCGTGAAATGCTGGAGTCAATCCGACGGAACTTCAGGATCATAACCCCGGAGGATAAAGAAAGCATGGAAGGCTTCGAATCCACAAATTTAAGTGCAGGCAGGTCTGCTGACTCACTAACCTATGTAATCTATACCTCAGGAACCTCGGGAGTACCCAAAGGAGTAAAAGTGCTGGATAAGAATTTGTGGCATTATATCAGTAATGTTGCAGCTACATACATGCCTGAAAAGGCGATAAACTCAGGGACTTTGCTATGTCTGTCCTTTTCTTTTGATGCATCTCTGACGGCGATATTCCTTCCGTTGCTTAGCGGCAATCCATTGATCATGTCTAAACAAAAACTAGGAGACCTTTTTAAGACCGATCTGGTTAAAAAGTATGCTCCTTATCAGTTTTTGAAAGTTACTCCGGCGCAGCTGCACTTGCTTGAAGATTTATATATCGATGATGTTAACCCTATTACAAGAAGACTTGTAGTAGGAGGCGAGGCACTGAATTACAGCCACCTGGAATTCCTGACCAAACGGAACATCTCAGTTGATATCATCAATGAATACGGACCTACTGAAGCTACCATCGGTTGTACATGGTATACCTTCAATACCTTACAAGCAGAGAAAACCCCTGATAACAATATTCCGATAGGCAGGCCTTTCGAAGGAGTTAGTGCCTATGTTATGGATGAGGATGAAGAGTTGCTTCCTATCGGTATTGAGGGGGAACTTTATATCGGCGGCGAAGGTGTCACGGCAGGCTACCTCAACAATCCACAGTTGACTGCTGAGCGGTTTATGGATGATGAGTATGCTAATAGGTCAGAGGCTAAAATGTATAGAACCGGTGATCTTGTGAAATGGTTGCCTGATGGGAATATTCAGTTTTTAGGACGTGTGGATGATCAGGTGAAGATCAGGGGACATAGAATAGAACTGAAAGAGGTTGAAAGCAACCTGAACCAGATAAGCCAGGTTCATCAAAGTGCCGTTGTGGCTCAAAAAGATGCGCTGCAAATGAATAAACTTACGGCCTATTTTGTACCCGGGAAGAAGTGTGTTGAAGAACTTGAATCTAAGATTATCTATGAACAGGTGGATAGCTGGCAAGACCTGTACGAATCACAATACGGTGAGTCTGATGAACCGGAAGATGTAGAGTTTAACCTCGTAGGTTGGGGGGATAGCTTTACGGGACAGGACATCCCGAAAGACCAGATGAGAGAATGGCTCAATGACATCATTGATGTTATCAAAGCTCACAAACCGGAAAACCTTCTTGAGATTGGTTGTGGTAGCGGATTGATGTTTTATGAGCTGGCCGGGAACCTGAAGAAATATATTGGTACTGATTTTTCTGCATCGGCCATAGAAAAGATCAAATCCAGAGTAGCCTCAGGAGTAAAAGATTATGGTGCCACAGAGTTTTTCAGAAGTCAGGCGCATGAAGTTAAGCTGCCGGCAGAGCAACCACTGGATACCATATTGATCAACTCTGTTATTCAGTACTTTCCGGGAGAGGAATATCTTTCCAGGGTTATTGACAATTGCGTGAATATGATCTCCGATAAGGGGAGAATAATCATCGGAGACGTTAGAGATAACAGGTTGCTAAAATCCTTCAAAGGCAGGCTCTACCTTAATAATGTAATGGGCTCGTTGGAGAAAAAGGAGTTTGAGTGGGAGCTCAGACAAGCAATACTCGCTGAAGAAGAACTTTGTCTTCATCCTCAATATTTTTACGATTTGCAGACCCAATATCCGCAAATCAGCCATGTAGAAATTGTAGAGAAGCAGGGAGAGGCCATCAATGAATTGTCACTTTACAGATACACGGTCATACTGCATATTGGGCAGGATACCAACCTTGAGAAACCAGATTGGAAAGTATGGTGTGATGATAGTATTGAAAAGACATTACAGGAAGGTCATTCGTTGATTGCCATAAAAGATGCACCCAACCCAAGGCTTAAAACAGATCAGCAGTTCCTGGAAAGTCTTCTGCATAATGATATTGAAACCGTCAATGATATACTGAAGTCACTGGAAAAAGTAAGTGATAGCAGTCCTGCAACATTAGAAATTATAAAGAAAGCTACTGAGTCGGGTTACAGCACCCGTTTCCTTGTCAATGAAGACCCATTCAAGCTGAATGTGGTGCTTTCTAAAGACATGTCCGCAAATGTGGTGAACCATTGGTCTCATCAGGATGCCGGGCGATCAGGTCTGACGAATATCCCTTTGTATGGAGAAATAAAAGCGAAGCTACAAGCTGAGGTAAGAGATGAGCTGGCCTTGATGATACCAGAGTATATGGTGCCAACGGAGATGGTAGCTTTGGATGAACTCCCCACCACGAGCAACGGTAAGGTGGATGTGAAGTTTTTATCGGAAGTTAATAATGACAGTAGCCTCGATAATAAAAATCATATAGACCCAGAAAGTGAGCTGGAGATCAGAGTGAGTGAGATATGGAAAGACCTGTTGGAACTGAACAGAATTGGCTTACACGATGATTTCTTTCAGATTGGAGGGCATTCACTGTTAGCGACCAGAATAGTGTCGATGATCAGAAAAGAGCTCCAGGTAGAATTAAGTCTGAGTGATTTCTTTGAACATACCACGTTGCATGCCCTCTGTAAGTTTATACAAGGGCAGACCAGCAATGTGACTTTACCAGCCGTTAAACCCAGACCTAGAACAGGAGACGTACCGCTTTCTTTCGCACAGGAAAGACTATGGTTTATGGACAACCTCCATGGTACAGTACAATATCATATGCACTGGGTATTCAGGCTTAAAGGAGACCTCGATACCGATGTACTTGAAAAGTCACTGAGAGGCGTGATCAGGAGACATGAAGTAATGAGAACGGTAATCAAAGTTGAAAATGAAGTGCCGGCCCAGGTAGTCTTGCCGGTTGAAGACTGGAACCTGCAACGCCACAACATAGGAGAGATAGAAAAACAGTTTGGATCAATTGATAATTTTGTTGCACAGGAAATAAAGAAGCCCTTTAACCTGTCAGGCGATTTTATGGTCAGGGCACACTTGATCAGCCTTTCAGAGGGAGAACATTTGCTGGTACCTGTTTTACACCATATCTCATTTGACGGTTGGTCCATGGCTACCCTTGTTCATGAGTTAAAAGAGCTTTACAATAGTTTCCTGCGGAAGTCACCCCCTACGTTACAGCCACTTTCACTTCAGTATTCAGACTACGCTGTGTGGCAGAGAAAGTACCTTGCCGGGGATGTATTGAACCAAAAGCTTACTTATTGGACGGATCAATTGCAAGGGCTTACTCCGCTGGATATGCCTACTGATTTTAGAAGACCACCACAGCAAAGCTTCCGTGGAGCTCAGGTATCCGGTACGATCAGCAAAGAATTGAAAAACAAACTGATGAAGCTGAGCCAGAAGGAAGGAGTAACCCTTTATATGACTATGCTGGCCGCATTTAATGTATTGCTTTATCGCTATACGGGTCAGGATGATATAGCTGTAGGTACAGCTACTGCGGGCAGACAGCAAAAAGAAATAGAAGGTCTGATAGGCTTTTTTATCAATACTATTGTACTACGCAATCAGGTTGATGGACAGGGTACATTCAAGGAACTGGTACAACAGATAAAAAGCGTTACGCTGGCTGGTTTTGAAAATCAGGAGGTACCTTTTGAAAAAGTTGTGGAAGCTTTGGGGGTTGAACGGGATATGAGCAGAAACGCCTTATTTCAGATCCAGTTCCTCATGCAAAATACTCCGAAAACAGAGGAGTTGAAGTTTGATAACGTAGAGCTGATCCATGAGAACAATGACACAGTAACTTCCAGGTTTGACCTTAACTTCAGTCTTACGGAAGTTGAGGATGAGATCTACCTTGAAATAGTTTATTGCCTGGATCTTTTCAAGAAGGACACTGTAGAAAGGTTGTTTAAGCACTTCGTAAATGTGCTTACCAGTATTGTGGATCATCCTGAATCACACATTGATACCATAAACCTGCTGGATGAAGAGGAGAAGGCGTTGATCCTGAATAACTTCAGTCAGACGATAACGCTTCCGCAGGAGGAAAAGACATTGATAGACTTGTTTTATCAGCAAGCCGAAAAGACCCCTGATAATGTGGCATTGGCCCTGCGTGATACCACCCTTACTTATAAGGAACTGGATGAAAGGTCCAATAAACTGGCCAGCTATCTGATGGAGCGTGGTATATCTAAAGGAAAAATAGTACCCCTATGTCTCGATCGATCATTTGAAATGATCATCGGTATTCTGGGAGTATTGAAAACCGGAGCAGCATATGCGCCAATTGATCCTGAATATCCTCAGGAGCGTATCACCTACATACTGAGAGATACTGAATCGAAAATAGCGATCAGTAATTCAAGATGCCGTCACTTACTAAGGTATACTGATGTATTTTCTACCATCGTTAGTCTGGATAAAGACTGGGATACCATAGGGCAACAACCGGGAAAAAAACTACTAGTAGAAACCAGACTGAAAGACCTGATGTATATCATCTATACTTCCGGGTCTACCGGGCAGCCTAAAGGTGTGCTTCAGGAGCATGGAGCCCTGACCAACTTTATTTTGCATCAGTCTAATGAATTTAAAATTGCTGAGGACGACAGAGTATTACAGTTTTATAGCTATTGCTTTGACCCTTCTGTAGAGCAAATATTTATGCCATTGATCAATGGTGCAGTGTGCGTGCTCATTCCCGATGATACAAGAAGGGACCATGATCTGGTAGAAAAGTACCTGCAAGACCTTTCCATTACCCACTTGCAGGCTACGCCAGGTTTCCTTAATAACCTTAAACCGGGTAAGTATAATGGATTGAGAAGAGTTGTGGCCGGTGGAGAGGTTTGCGCTCCCAAATTGTACGAAAAGTGGAGAGACTACTGCACTTTTTACAACAAATACGGACCCACGGAAACAGCCATTTCCGCTACTCAGTACAAATGTAACAGCGAACTTGATACAGAACGAGCCTTATCCATACCCATCGGTAGACCAGTGACCAATACCCTGGTAAGGATACTGGATAAGAATATGAATATGGTACCTATTGGTGTAGCAGGTGATATGTACATTGGTGGAGTACAGCTGGCCAGAGGCTATCATCAAATGCCCGAACTGACCAGAGAGAAATTTGTGCCTGACGTATTTTCAGGTGAACAAGGCAACAGACTTTACCATACCGGAGACCTTGCCCGATGGATGCCCGATGGCAATATTGATTTCTTAGGAAGGTCTGATGAGCAAATCAAAATAAGAGGATATAGAGTTGAACCTTCTGAAATAGAAAAAGTACTGCAAAAGGCGTCAGGCATTAAGCAATGTGTGGTAATTGGCAGCCAGGATCATGCAGGGTACAACCGATTGGTAGCTTATGTGCTGACAGATGAAAACTATCAGAAGGAAAAAGCCAAGGAGTATTTGCTGGCTCACCTGCCGGAGTATATGGTGCCTAGCTTCTTTGTAGAGATAGATCATATTCCGCTTACGTCAACCAGTAAAGTAGATAAGAAGGCTCTTCCGGCAGTGGAAGGGATGGCAGTCTCTAATAATAATATTACCAAACCCAGAAATGAGGTTGAGGAAAAGCTCATCGAGATCTATAAAGACATTCTGGAAATTGATCAGGTAGGTATACATGATAATTTCTTCGAAATAGGAGGACATTCACTACTGGCTACCCGTGCCGTTTCGGTGATCAGGAAGAAGCTGGGCACAGGCCTTAGTCTTAACGACTTCTTTATGTATCCCAGAGTGGCAGACCTTTCTTCCAGAATGGATGCATCCACTTCTGAAAGTACCCTGCCCAAAATATATGTACAGCCTAAAAACGGGAATATTCCTTTGTCATTTGCGCAGGAGAGACTCTGGTTTATTGATAAACTCAGAGGAAGTGAGCAATATCATATGCCGTGGGCATTTGAAGTTAAAGGTAACCTGAACCTAAACTATCTTGAGTCCGCGTTTTCAGGAATAGTGAATAGGCATGAAATACTGAGAACGGTAGTTGAAGAAAGCGATGGCAAAGGTTTTCAAAAAGTGCTTCCGGCAGAAGACTGGAAAATGACGGTTACGGATTGGAGTGCGATTGAAAATAAGGATGTAGAAGGCTATATCACAAACTTGATCAAAGCACCTTTTAACCTGGCCCAAGACTTTATGCTGAGGGCAGAGGTTATCAGTAAATCAGATGATGAGCACATTGTTATTGTGGTTTTCCATCATATTGCTTTCGATGGCTGGTCAGTTTCCGTTTTGGTTAAAGAACTGGTGGAATTGTATAACTCGTTATTTTACAAAAGACCTGCTCATGTACCTCACCTGTCGTTGCAGTATGCTGATTTTGCACTTTGGCAAAGGAAGCATCTTGAAGGAAAGGAACTCAATAAGCAAATACAATACTGGAAAGATAAACTGACCGGAGTGCCGGCATTGCAGATGCCAACAGACTACCCCCGACCTAACATACAGGGCGTAGACGGAGGTATGTATCAACATACTTTGGATAAATCACTTGCGGATAAGCTGTATGCCCTCTCCAAACATGAGGAGACTACGCTTTACATGACTATGGTGGCGGCGTTTAAGGTATTGCTTCACAGATATACAGCTCAGCAGGATATATGTATTGGTAGCCCTATTGCCAACAGAACTCAAACAGAGCTGGAAACTATGGTTGGGTTCTTTGTTAACACCCTGGCACTGCGTACGACAGTGAAAGGAGATATGACTTTCAAAGACTATCTGCAGCAAATTAAAAAGACGACACTTGAGGCTTATCAGTATCAGGATGCACCTTTTGAAAGAGTGGTAGAGGCTATAGGAGTGGATAGAAATATGAGCCATAGCCCTATTTTTCAGATACTCTTTGTTATGCAAAATACACCACCGGTAGATAATATCAAGCTCGGTGATGTTAACCTGAAAAACAGAGATTTTGATACGGCACTATCAAGGTTTGATATCGACATCAACGTAACAGAACGTAATGATGAGATGATCATCAACTGGGGATATTGTAAAGACCTCTTCAAAAATGAGACTATAGTAAAGCTGGCTGAACATTATGTGAATTTGCTACAGGCCGTAGTTGATAATAGCCAGGAAAGTATCGAAAAATTAAAACTGCTAAGCAGCGAAGAAGAGTATAAGCTACTGGAAGGATTCAACGACACAGCAAAAACATATTCAGAGAGCCGTTCTATCATCAGAATATTCGAAGAGCAAGTCACGCTGTCGCCAGACGAAACAGCGATTACTTTCTATAATGATAGTCTGACATACTCAGAGCTTAATCAGAAAGCGAATAAGTTGGCCAGACATCTGGTACAGGCCGGTGTTCAGCCTAACAGCATAGTACCCGTGTGTATGGGCAGGTCAATAGACCTGATTACATCCATACTCGCCATACTAAAAGCAGGAGCGGCATACTTGCCACTTGATCCCGAGTACCCTAATGAAAGATTACATTTCATGGTCACTGATTCTGGTGCTGGCATAGTGTTGACAAAGGACGACACTACAGACAAGTTTGACACTATTGAAGGCGAGGTTCAGCTTATAAACCTGGATAAGGATTGGGATCAGATAGCGCTTCTTGAGAAGGGTAATATCGTAAGGCCTGAAGTTGAAGACCAAATGGTCTATGTAATTTATACCTCTGGGTCTACCGGTACTCCTAAAGGTGTAGTAATGGAAGAGGCAGCCTTAATAAACCTGATGCAATGGCATGAGGAACAGGCATGCTCAACAAAAGGGAAAACCGTACTACAGTTTGCCAGCCTTAACTTTGACCCTAGTTTCCAGGAGATTTTCTCGGCACTTTGCTATGGAGGAAAGCTGGTATTGATCGATGAAGTCCGTCGAAGAGATATGCAGGGAATGCTGGCATTGATCAAAGAGAATGGAGTTAACCACTTGTTTATTCCATACATAGTTTTAAAGAACCTTTGTGAGCAGGCGGTAAGAGCAGACATTTACCCGGAGAGTATTCAGGCGATATTTACTGCTGGTGAACAGCTTATACTTAATGAAGACATCAGGCAATTTTTTGATAAGACCAACGCCAGGTTACTTAACTATTATGGTCCGACCGAGACACAAATTGTGGTCAGTTATGAAGTTCAGAAGACAGATTTTGAAGATCGCAAGTACTCGCCGATCGGTAAAGCCATAAGCAACGTAACTCAGTATGTGCTTGATGAGCATTTGAACCTTTGCCCGATTGGGGTGGTAGGTGAGCTTTATATTGGAGGGGTTGCCCTGGCCAAGGAGTATCTCAACCGAGAGCAACTTACCGGAGAGAGGTTTATTCAAAGCCCTTTCCACAAAGGTCAAAGGCTTTATAAAACAGGAGACCTTGCCCGATGGCTACCAGATGGCAATATGGAGTTTATAGGCAGGAACGATGATCAGGTAAAAATAAGAGGTAACAGGGTTGAATTAGGTGAAGTTGAGACCAAGATCAGGCTTAACCCTATGGTGAGACAATGTGTGGTCTTGACTAAAGAGAATGCCTCTGGCTTCAAGTTTTTAGTGGCGCATGTTGTTCCAGGTACAGAGTACAATCAAAAGGAGTTGATGAATACTTTAAAAGCCCAACTCCCATACTATATGATTCCCGATGTAGTCATAGAGCATGAGTCAATACCTGTAACAGTAAATGGTAAAATAGATAAAAAGCAACTTCAGGCGGTTAATATTCAGGCACAGAGCGGACAAGAATATGAAGCACCTCAAGGGAAGGAAGAGCAGGATCTTGCCAATATATGGATGGAGCTGCTGGCTGTTGATCAGGTGGGCAGGTACGACAACTACTTTGATTTGGGAGGTAATTCGATTATTTCCATTCAAATGGTGAGCAGAGCAAATCTGTTGGGGTATGATATGGAGATCAGTGACCTGTTTGAGTATCAGGTTATCGCAGATATAGTACCTGTGCTGAAACAAAGGGATGAAAAAAGAGCTAAAGAGATCAGCTTTGAAACATTGGAAAGCCTTTCGGCAACCCCTAACCAGTTTCAATACCTGGAGTCAGCATCATCAGGTTACCTCTCAGTGGCACTGTCAGTAGACAAAGCTCTGAGTGTAGCTAAACTACAACAAGCACTTAACGAGGTGGCCAAACGACATGCAGCACTAAGAGTAGCCTTTGCAAAAACGGATGATCAATGGACGCAACGCTTTGATGACGCACAAACACCATTAGAGGTTGTTGATTTCTCATCCAGTAAAGAAGTTCATGTGGGACTGCAGGTAGAGATAGCACAGCAAAAGCTTCAGCATCTTCCTGAAGATGTAGCCTTTAGAGCTATACTGGTGCAAACCAATGAAGATGTAGAGCGCAATGCAGTGATCCTTAATGCAAACTACCTACTGGTTGATCTGCCTTCTATGGACATTATTGCAGATGAGTTCATGTCCGTTCTCGACGGTAAATCTCTTGGTGAGCATATAGATACCTATAAAAGCACATTAGGTGCTTTGAATGAATCATATCAGGCCGACCGTTACAAGAAAGAGGCAGATCTGTGGAAAGGATTCATGGCGGAGGATACACCTGTGTTCAATGATTCTTATGAGCACTTTACCGAACAGATTGACCTTTCCGCCTTTGATGCATCTTCAGCCCATGCTGTGTATCAGACCGGTAACCTCGACTTCTTGTTGGGTGCTCTTACCTTGTCACTTAGGCGGAGAGAAGACGCCAGTGCTATTGTAGTAGGTGTCGAAAATAATAGCCGAGCAGATAAAGTTATCGGACATTTTTATCAGACCTATCCATTCAGGCTGCATGCTGAAAAAGAGCTGTCTGTGGATGAACTGATAAAACAAGTTAAAGAGTCAAGAAGTAAGATCTCAGATCATGGACTAGGTTACGGAGTACTGAAGTATATCGTTAAGGAACCTCAGTTTGAGAAGAATCCATGGAATATAAAACTCAGGTTCCATGGCATGACCAGTGTTAGTAATCTATCTGAACATGTTATATCCAACGCTTACTTGCAAAGCAACTTCCCGTTAACCGGTGAAGAAGTGATCATCGATTGTGGGTTTGATCAGGATCAGCTATGGCTGAGGTGGTCGTTTGGTGAGGCAACTGGCAGAGAGCAGACCCAACGCATCAGTGCTGAGTTTGTAAATAGCCTAAAGGAGATCTTCGAACACTGCCTGGAAAAGGAAAAACTGGGGCAAAGACAGTACACCCCGTCCGACTTTGGATTATCCGGAGAGATCAGCTATGAAGAGCTGGATAGTTTCCTCAATGACGAGGACTCCGAAAAAGAATCTGATGATATTATTAAATTTTAA